The DNA region ATTAGTGTCAATGTTTTTTGAATCATTGTCTGATATAATTTCAAGAACAGCAATTGCTTTCTGAAATAAATTGCTTTGAGGAAATGCAACAATTGGTAAAAATAAAAGTATGGTACTTATTAAATTTCTTTTCATATTTGAAAACAATGCTAAAATTATTTATTCCTTCTACTCATCTTCGTTTTCATCAATTCCTTCTTTGCTTTCTTCAAGCATTTTATTAGTGCTTTTTAAGTTTTCAATTGTTGATTCCAGTTTTGAGATTTTTCGTTTTGTATTTTTACTATTAATAATTTCAGGTAGAAAAAGGATTAATCCAATAATAACTCCTACGCCTAA from Bacteroidota bacterium includes:
- a CDS encoding LapA family protein; translation: MKKIISIILALIILLLVVIVTLNNSNEIIFGFLGKEYETSMAVLIILTLGVGVIIGLILFLPEIINSKNTKRKISKLESTIENLKSTNKMLEESKEGIDENEDE